From the Acidobacteriota bacterium genome, one window contains:
- a CDS encoding glycosyltransferase family 39 protein, protein MNTTPISQPRPPAPSPQPPAPHLSSWLATHKGFCLLLGLALLTRLYYLTGQNFWYDEVYSLNVSNQSWVENIRLAAGDMHPPLFYLVLKVWAAVAGQSVAGLRVLTVGLSLGILMLSYLIARRIASERAALLMTGFLVLSAHQVYFAQEVRMYTLVTVFSLAAALAYRYWFESEQGHLPAILVYILCGVGGMYTHYFGMLIVAALNVHFALAVFQSWQRSRNLELWKPRLMTWVRAQVAIGLLFAPWVPIFLFQARRGQPWRSPTPPLEAAFNVLVFIKEAVIGCASELIDLGQVFIHGVGHFGLYGYVLVYYAAGGTLILVALLIALGLSARSFVKAEEKQYFAAIVFLVPLAVAFWVSLRQSIHLSRYLIIITPYLFLLVAMALDRLPRRWMVWGAGSIVCLVLTLGLVRYYRMPERDTDLRPVFAAIQAQAQPGDKIVIDPDYDDIVLMFYAPQYGLQDALIKAEYRPRSQGQILKMREHPEVRQWWVILDYHSQWFASKGFDTNFSVVSEQSFGGQYPRARLLKVIPVASAAAVQSQQVLNE, encoded by the coding sequence ATGAATACAACTCCCATATCTCAACCCCGGCCCCCAGCCCCCAGCCCCCAGCCCCCAGCCCCCCACCTGTCCTCCTGGCTTGCCACGCATAAAGGATTTTGCCTGCTCCTGGGGCTCGCTCTGCTGACCCGATTGTATTACCTGACCGGGCAAAATTTCTGGTATGACGAGGTTTATTCGCTCAATGTCTCAAATCAATCCTGGGTAGAGAACATCCGGCTGGCGGCTGGTGATATGCATCCGCCATTGTTTTATCTGGTTTTGAAAGTCTGGGCCGCCGTGGCTGGCCAATCAGTGGCCGGTTTACGAGTATTGACCGTCGGACTGAGTCTCGGAATTTTGATGCTGAGTTACCTGATTGCCCGTCGGATTGCCAGTGAGCGTGCGGCACTCCTGATGACTGGCTTTTTAGTTTTGTCAGCGCACCAGGTGTACTTTGCCCAGGAAGTGCGGATGTATACGCTGGTGACGGTCTTTTCGCTGGCGGCGGCACTGGCTTATCGGTACTGGTTTGAAAGCGAACAGGGACATCTCCCGGCGATTCTCGTCTATATTCTGTGTGGTGTTGGGGGGATGTATACCCACTACTTTGGCATGCTCATTGTGGCAGCCCTCAATGTGCATTTTGCGCTGGCCGTATTTCAGAGCTGGCAACGCTCACGCAATCTTGAGCTCTGGAAGCCCCGGTTGATGACCTGGGTTCGGGCGCAGGTGGCCATTGGGTTACTTTTTGCCCCCTGGGTGCCGATTTTCCTCTTTCAAGCCAGACGGGGCCAACCCTGGCGCTCACCAACTCCGCCGCTGGAAGCTGCCTTTAACGTGTTGGTTTTCATCAAGGAAGCCGTCATTGGGTGTGCCTCGGAACTGATTGATTTAGGACAGGTTTTCATTCATGGCGTAGGTCATTTCGGTCTGTATGGATATGTGCTTGTGTATTATGCCGCTGGTGGCACCTTGATTTTGGTCGCGCTTCTGATCGCACTGGGGTTGAGTGCCCGGAGCTTTGTGAAAGCCGAAGAAAAACAATATTTTGCCGCCATTGTATTTCTTGTGCCGCTGGCTGTTGCCTTTTGGGTTTCGCTCCGTCAGAGCATCCACCTGTCACGATATTTGATCATTATCACGCCTTATTTGTTTTTGCTGGTTGCCATGGCACTGGATCGGCTTCCGCGCCGCTGGATGGTATGGGGGGCAGGGAGCATTGTCTGTCTGGTTCTCACGCTGGGGCTGGTGCGTTACTACCGGATGCCGGAACGCGATACCGACCTGCGACCAGTCTTTGCCGCGATCCAGGCCCAGGCTCAACCTGGAGATAAAATTGTCATTGATCCAGATTATGACGATATTGTCTTGATGTTTTATGCTCCGCAGTATGGCCTACAAGATGCTTTGATCAAAGCAGAATATCGCCCAAGAAGTCAGGGACAGATTTTGAAGATGCGAGAACATCCAGAGGTGCGCCAGTGGTGGGTCATCCTGGATTATCATTCACAATGGTTTGCTTCCAAAGGGTTTGATACCAATTTTTCAGTTGTGAGCGAGCAGTCATTTGGTGGACAGTACCCACGCGCCCGATTGCTCAAGGTCATTCCGGTTGCTTCGGCGGCGGCGGTCCAATCACAGCAGGTTTTGAACGAGTGA